A window of the Streptomyces sp. NBC_01351 genome harbors these coding sequences:
- the alr gene encoding alanine racemase, translated as MNETPMRVYAEIDLDAVRGNVRALRERAPRAGLMAVVKADAYGHGALACAKAAQEAGAGWLGTATPEEALALRAGGIEGRILCWLWTPGGPWREAVEADVDVSVSGMWALDEVREAARAAGRTARIQLKADTGLGRNGCQPADWEELVTAAVAAQAEGTVNVTGVWSHFACADEPGHPSIQLQLAAFRDMLAYAEKEGVEPEVRHMANSPATLTLPESHFDLVRPGLAVYGVSPAPELGTPAQLGLRPAMTLKASVALVKTVPAGHGVSYGHHYITENETTLALIPAGYADGIPRHGSGAGPVLVGGKIRRVAGRVAMDQFVVDLDGDHARVGDEAVIFGDAERGEPTAEDWAQAAHTIAYEIVTRIGGRVPRVYLGG; from the coding sequence ATGAACGAGACACCGATGCGCGTGTACGCCGAGATCGATCTTGACGCCGTACGGGGGAACGTGCGCGCACTGCGCGAGCGAGCGCCCCGGGCCGGGTTGATGGCCGTGGTCAAGGCGGATGCCTACGGGCACGGGGCCCTGGCCTGCGCAAAGGCCGCCCAGGAGGCCGGCGCCGGCTGGCTCGGGACCGCCACGCCCGAAGAGGCGCTCGCCCTGCGCGCCGGCGGGATCGAAGGCCGGATCCTGTGCTGGCTCTGGACCCCCGGCGGGCCCTGGCGCGAGGCAGTCGAGGCCGATGTCGACGTTTCCGTCAGCGGGATGTGGGCGCTGGACGAGGTACGCGAGGCCGCCCGTGCGGCGGGCCGCACCGCGCGCATCCAGCTCAAGGCCGACACCGGCCTCGGCCGCAACGGCTGCCAGCCCGCCGACTGGGAAGAGCTCGTCACCGCGGCCGTCGCCGCCCAGGCGGAGGGCACCGTGAACGTCACCGGCGTCTGGTCGCACTTCGCCTGCGCCGACGAGCCCGGCCACCCCTCGATCCAGCTCCAGCTCGCCGCGTTCCGCGACATGCTCGCGTACGCCGAGAAGGAGGGCGTCGAGCCCGAGGTCCGGCACATGGCCAACTCGCCGGCGACGCTGACGCTCCCCGAGTCCCACTTCGACCTGGTGCGCCCCGGCCTGGCCGTCTATGGGGTGTCGCCCGCCCCCGAGCTCGGCACCCCCGCCCAGCTCGGACTCCGCCCCGCGATGACCCTCAAGGCCTCCGTCGCGCTGGTCAAGACGGTCCCCGCCGGGCACGGGGTCAGCTACGGCCACCACTACATCACCGAGAACGAGACGACCCTCGCGCTGATCCCGGCGGGCTACGCCGACGGCATCCCGCGGCACGGATCCGGGGCCGGGCCCGTGCTCGTCGGCGGCAAGATCCGCCGCGTGGCCGGCCGCGTCGCCATGGACCAGTTCGTGGTCGACTTGGACGGAGACCACGCCCGCGTCGGCGACGAAGCCGTCATCTTCGGGGACGCGGAGCGCGGTGAACCCACCGCCGAGGACTGGGCACAGGCCGCGCACACGATCGCGTATGAGATCGTCACCCGTATCGGTGGCCGAGTGCCCCGGGTGTACCTCGGCGGCTGA
- a CDS encoding alpha/beta fold hydrolase — protein sequence MRSSPVSVAECPGCTSAAERSEGGGVSENWRKAGWAGAAIGVIAAGAAAGVAVERITVGRGMRMKARLALDAAGDYGSLRGTEGIVRAEDATELHYEVDELPEGAKRSRLRRKPAPPATVVFCHGYCLSQDSWHFQRAALRGVVRAVYWDQRSHGRSARGLAQADGEPLTIEQLGRDLKAVIDAAAPEGPLVLVGHSMGGMTIMGLADQFPELVRERVVGVALVGTSSGRLDEVTYGLPSVGMGAVRRLLPGVLKALGSQVELVEKGRRATADLFAGMIKMYSFGSKDVDPGVARFAERLIEATPIDVVAEFYPAFQTHDKTAALQRFADVPVTVVAGDRDMITPAAHSIAIEEALPGAELVVLESTGHLMMLERPETVTRLLTELLARTGAVPVPAATNVGTHGRSTAGSTAQPGSTGSTGS from the coding sequence ATGAGATCGTCACCCGTATCGGTGGCCGAGTGCCCCGGGTGTACCTCGGCGGCTGAGCGGAGTGAGGGCGGCGGCGTGAGCGAGAACTGGCGCAAGGCCGGCTGGGCCGGCGCCGCCATCGGCGTGATAGCCGCGGGCGCGGCGGCCGGTGTGGCGGTCGAACGGATCACCGTCGGGCGGGGCATGCGCATGAAGGCGCGCCTCGCGCTCGACGCCGCCGGGGACTACGGGTCCCTGCGCGGGACCGAAGGGATCGTCCGGGCCGAGGACGCCACCGAGCTCCACTACGAGGTCGACGAGCTCCCGGAGGGCGCCAAGCGGTCGCGGCTGCGCCGCAAGCCCGCGCCCCCGGCCACGGTCGTCTTCTGCCACGGATACTGCCTCTCCCAGGACTCCTGGCACTTCCAGCGCGCCGCCCTGCGCGGAGTGGTCCGCGCCGTCTACTGGGACCAGCGCAGCCACGGCCGCAGCGCGCGCGGCCTCGCGCAGGCGGACGGCGAGCCGCTGACCATCGAGCAGCTCGGACGGGACCTGAAGGCCGTCATCGACGCGGCCGCCCCCGAGGGCCCGCTGGTTCTGGTGGGTCACTCGATGGGCGGAATGACCATCATGGGACTCGCCGACCAGTTCCCCGAGCTCGTGCGGGAGCGGGTGGTCGGCGTGGCTCTGGTCGGTACGTCCAGCGGCCGGCTCGACGAGGTGACGTACGGGCTTCCGTCCGTCGGCATGGGCGCCGTACGCAGGCTGCTGCCCGGGGTGCTCAAGGCGCTCGGCTCGCAGGTGGAGCTGGTGGAGAAGGGCCGCCGGGCCACCGCAGACCTCTTCGCCGGCATGATCAAGATGTACTCGTTCGGCTCGAAGGACGTGGACCCGGGCGTCGCGCGCTTCGCGGAGCGGCTGATCGAGGCCACCCCGATCGACGTGGTCGCCGAGTTCTATCCGGCCTTCCAGACCCACGACAAGACGGCCGCGCTCCAGCGGTTCGCGGACGTCCCCGTCACCGTCGTCGCGGGGGACAGGGACATGATCACCCCGGCCGCGCACAGCATCGCCATCGAAGAGGCGCTGCCCGGCGCCGAGCTGGTGGTCCTGGAGTCCACCGGGCACCTGATGATGCTGGAACGCCCGGAGACCGTGACCCGGCTGCTCACGGAGCTGCTCGCACGCACCGGGGCGGTCCCGGTCCCGGCAGCGACTAACGTTGGCACGCATGGAAGAAGTACCGCTGGAAGTACAGCGCAGCCAGGCAGCACCGGCAGCACCGGCAGCTGA
- a CDS encoding NAD(P)H-hydrate dehydratase, which produces MRTAYSVETVRGAERELIARLPEGALMLRAAAGLAAVCAGLLGRVYGSRVVLLVGPGDNGGDALYAGARLARRGAGVTAVPMDPARMHAGGLAALRAAGGRVAESVPARADLVLDGLVGIGGRGGLRPAAAALVERIPAGAVVVAVDLPSGVDADSGEVAGAAVTADVTVTFGAYKPGLLIDPGASRAGALRLVDIGLELPSQPGLEALQHADVAELLPVPTASSDKYRRGVVGIVAGSAQYPGAAVLAVAGALRGGAGAVRYVGPAADAVLARFPETLIGRGRVQAWVVGPGLGEGRGGEVAQALTDPVPVLVDADGLRGLDAGVLRARTAATLMTPHAGEAAALLGVSRESVEAGRLAAARDLAGRYGAAVLLKGSTTLVASGGSPVRVNPTGTPWLATAGSGDVLSGLAGSLLAGGLSAVDAGSVAAYLHGLAARLCGGPLLAQDVAEALPAAWRDVRRP; this is translated from the coding sequence ATGCGAACTGCTTACAGCGTGGAGACCGTACGGGGCGCCGAGCGGGAGTTGATCGCGCGGCTGCCCGAAGGCGCCCTGATGCTGCGGGCGGCGGCCGGGCTGGCCGCCGTCTGCGCGGGGCTGCTGGGCCGGGTGTACGGATCCCGGGTGGTGCTGCTGGTCGGGCCCGGGGACAACGGCGGCGACGCACTGTACGCGGGCGCGCGGCTGGCGCGGCGGGGCGCCGGGGTGACGGCCGTGCCGATGGATCCGGCGCGGATGCACGCGGGCGGGCTGGCCGCGCTGCGGGCTGCCGGGGGTCGGGTCGCGGAGTCGGTGCCGGCCCGGGCCGACCTGGTGCTGGACGGGCTCGTCGGCATCGGCGGGCGGGGCGGGCTGCGGCCGGCGGCGGCCGCCCTGGTGGAACGGATCCCGGCGGGCGCGGTGGTGGTGGCCGTGGACCTGCCGAGCGGGGTGGACGCGGACTCCGGAGAAGTCGCGGGCGCGGCCGTCACGGCCGACGTCACCGTGACCTTCGGGGCGTACAAGCCCGGCCTGCTGATCGACCCCGGCGCCTCGCGGGCGGGCGCGCTGCGGCTGGTGGACATCGGGCTGGAGCTGCCGTCGCAGCCCGGGCTGGAGGCATTGCAGCACGCCGATGTGGCGGAGCTGCTGCCGGTGCCGACGGCGTCGAGCGACAAGTACCGGCGGGGCGTGGTCGGGATCGTCGCCGGGTCCGCGCAGTACCCGGGCGCGGCGGTGCTGGCCGTGGCGGGCGCGCTGCGCGGCGGTGCGGGGGCGGTGCGGTACGTGGGGCCGGCGGCGGACGCGGTGCTGGCCCGCTTCCCGGAGACGCTGATCGGGCGGGGCCGGGTGCAGGCGTGGGTGGTCGGGCCGGGGCTGGGGGAGGGGCGCGGCGGGGAGGTTGCCCAGGCCCTGACGGACCCGGTCCCCGTACTGGTCGACGCGGACGGGCTGCGCGGACTGGACGCGGGGGTGCTGCGGGCGCGGACGGCCGCGACCCTGATGACCCCGCACGCGGGGGAGGCGGCGGCGCTGCTGGGGGTCTCGCGGGAGTCGGTGGAGGCCGGGCGGCTGGCCGCCGCGCGGGATCTGGCCGGGCGGTACGGGGCGGCGGTGCTGCTGAAGGGCTCGACGACGCTGGTCGCCTCCGGCGGTTCGCCCGTGCGGGTGAACCCGACGGGGACTCCGTGGCTGGCCACCGCCGGGAGCGGGGACGTGCTGTCCGGGCTGGCCGGGTCCCTCCTGGCGGGGGGCCTGTCGGCGGTGGACGCGGGGTCGGTGGCGGCGTACCTCCACGGCCTGGCGGCCAGGCTTTGCGGGGGCCCGCTGCTGGCCCAGGACGTGGCCGAAGCGTTGCCGGCCGCCTGGCGGGACGTCCGCCGTCCATGA